TACTCCGGCCAGGTGTGGATGGCTACATGGGATTCGGAGATCACCAAAACGCCACTTACACCGTGGGGAGAAAACTTATGGAATGCGGCCTCTCTTACATCGGCACCGGCTTTCAGAGCGGCTTCCTTAAGAACCTGATGCACCAAATCTACATTGTCCAGAATTTCATACTTGCAACCGTAAGCCTCACATAAAACGTGACGCCCCAGAGCATTGGCCATTTCCCAGCCCCCTTAGATCACGATTTTCGATTTCAAGACAAGTATATTCTAGCAGTATCCCGCCAGAAGTCAAGCGAAGCGGTTTTTCGCCCTTTATCTCTTTTTTTCGTGCCGACGCTTGCTTTACCTCATCCTTCTTTGAGCAAGGCATTCCCGCAGGAGTGGCCGCGCACCAGGCAGGACTTTTTCCTTTGGATCGAGAATTGCTATCAGACAACCCAATAGTCAGGGAGGGAGAAATTTGTTTGAGATTAAGTTGATTGAGCCACCAGTGCTCGATACGGCTATTGCTGCCCTGTACATT
The sequence above is a segment of the Bacillota bacterium genome. Coding sequences within it:
- a CDS encoding S-adenosylmethionine decarboxylase proenzyme; this translates as MANALGRHVLCEAYGCKYEILDNVDLVHQVLKEAALKAGADVREAAFHKFSPHGVSGVLVISESHVAIHTWPEYGYAALDVFTCGEDVDPWDICHDILDKFGTSNYTAQEVKRGIFDKNIHRKIS